Proteins from a genomic interval of Qipengyuania sp. JC766:
- a CDS encoding cytochrome P450 has protein sequence MLWPVLRFFQLVRPVANIAGVTVITREEDVRSVLASPDRFRVPFGPEMKALAGGETFLLGLDGEDHAEQKRVLLDLIALPRDADFIGEISDRYAEALLDAAKGEIDVQQDLVMRVAAEACIRYMGFEVTDSDAFAKWTIAVSNVLFGDPSGSPVAAELAAAAGEQLRAVADRALHSAATGQTPPDTLAGRFVAMSREPGGPTLPQARAILIGLAAGFVPTNSLAGGKMLQLLSKNGQARREAIAAARSNDRNALRRVLMEAGRLNPALAPGQWRWCPQRTTVERPDGSSFAVPAKRLVLVSTMAALRDPRSWKNPNRFDAEREREPDLLFGHMFHTCLGKELALAQLTSTFGALLRRPDVEKSMSRLRMKFRGPYPCHARLTYGHPARDPRGGGRNQNGIVFAVPFSTEHSDDLANGTITKAFDTAASRAALDGTGTVHFLSCTAIELPRDESSRRMLLIEVNADGCADSAAVNAIRAIEEPLRSVLETLGCSPGRDLHEFVMRHRVKMHGRPWGATALNFYGLPDLTVTQIAKEQELAEFVRAQIDEYQRSELGRSSRPSSVLAQVRRAIRGTGNSPIGTGEGDWSAKGYEDLLLKPKGSAPHLSKWSKQTQPKLWDIIRRSALFARFAWAFVIVSLFAGTLLYIVLDPGSDSRTALWLSLPWLALQSFAASLAAFAILAGFGVWLLRWKEKRDRPDREKPDLTHLRKLALREDLPGHAKNHITVVTPLKTGLLRRLTLAFALWGVGQVVTHYFRPGFVLNMGTIQFARWVRLPGTDTMVFQSNYDGNWESYLEDFITRAHLGQTAVWSNCEGFPKSRFLLLDGAENGDQFKNYVRRKQVPTAYWYARFPAITADQIRRNHLIREGLARATTDSEARDWLALFGSAPRLESEIESEEVQALVFQGFGHLKSATFLMLQLPADRNQARNWLRALTGYRVEGSILDGKSVLEGILNERGELDPKYRVTFGEMEPDENACAFGISSAGLRKLLREGHPLLDELPGAYAMGMRERAALIGDRLEDPLRWDDGDTPCGIDVVLAIYSANASSQEAALAAHANLIDAHGIVEIDRQQTCDLPESGSPEDHFGFRDGLVQPVIAGTSKSRLDRNPDDIVAAGEMIGGYANVQGYVSPGVHVAATHDPMNVLPDAATRGSPYPRFGRDDDTPCTPRDFSRNGTFMAIRVLEQHVGSFESACEHIARNTNAKYQHLASILGRNVTPDWVAAKLVGRWKNGSSLLSNPADPGEFGPDDYALPFGRDDPRGLRCPFGSHVRRANPRDSLLPGDKQETAIANRHRLMRRGRNYVRGEEKGLFFVALCADLERQFEFVQRNWLNSSSFHTLSGENDPLLGRKSEGCGKFTVPTSGGSIVLEGLSSFVSTRAGGYFFVPSRSALLFLAT, from the coding sequence TTGCTTTGGCCCGTACTGAGATTTTTCCAGCTGGTCCGGCCGGTAGCCAACATCGCCGGAGTGACGGTAATTACCCGCGAGGAGGATGTCCGCTCCGTACTCGCCAGTCCCGACCGGTTCCGAGTCCCCTTCGGACCTGAGATGAAAGCGCTCGCAGGAGGTGAAACATTCCTTCTCGGACTGGACGGGGAGGACCACGCCGAGCAGAAGCGTGTCCTCCTCGACCTGATCGCCTTGCCTCGAGACGCGGATTTCATCGGCGAGATATCTGATCGGTATGCCGAGGCGCTTCTCGATGCCGCAAAGGGCGAGATCGATGTCCAGCAGGACCTCGTGATGCGCGTCGCGGCGGAAGCCTGCATCCGCTACATGGGCTTCGAAGTCACGGATTCTGACGCCTTTGCCAAATGGACCATCGCGGTATCCAACGTGCTATTTGGCGATCCGTCCGGATCGCCGGTCGCCGCGGAACTCGCGGCGGCGGCGGGGGAACAATTGCGAGCCGTCGCCGACCGCGCTCTCCATTCCGCCGCGACGGGTCAAACCCCGCCCGATACGCTGGCCGGCCGGTTCGTCGCCATGTCGCGGGAGCCGGGCGGACCGACCTTGCCCCAGGCTCGCGCGATACTAATCGGACTTGCGGCCGGGTTCGTTCCGACGAATTCGCTGGCAGGTGGCAAGATGCTGCAACTTCTATCGAAAAACGGACAGGCCCGGCGCGAAGCAATTGCCGCTGCCCGATCCAACGACCGCAATGCACTGCGCAGGGTCCTGATGGAAGCGGGTCGGCTCAACCCGGCTCTCGCGCCCGGGCAGTGGCGATGGTGCCCACAGCGCACCACTGTCGAGCGTCCCGACGGGTCGTCCTTCGCCGTGCCCGCAAAAAGGCTGGTTCTCGTTTCCACCATGGCCGCACTCCGCGATCCGCGCAGCTGGAAGAATCCCAACCGGTTCGACGCGGAGCGGGAACGCGAGCCCGACCTGCTTTTCGGCCACATGTTCCATACCTGCCTTGGCAAGGAACTGGCTCTGGCGCAGCTTACCTCAACCTTCGGAGCGCTCCTGCGCCGCCCAGACGTCGAAAAATCGATGTCGCGACTGAGGATGAAATTCCGGGGGCCTTATCCCTGCCACGCCCGACTGACCTACGGCCACCCCGCCCGAGACCCACGGGGCGGAGGCAGGAACCAGAACGGGATTGTGTTTGCCGTTCCGTTCTCGACGGAACACTCCGACGATCTTGCCAACGGAACAATCACGAAGGCGTTCGACACTGCCGCTTCGCGTGCGGCGCTGGACGGCACTGGGACCGTCCACTTCCTGTCCTGCACGGCCATCGAATTACCGCGAGACGAATCGTCCCGCCGCATGCTGCTGATCGAGGTCAACGCGGACGGCTGCGCGGACAGCGCGGCCGTGAATGCGATCCGTGCGATCGAGGAGCCACTGCGGTCGGTACTCGAAACCCTCGGTTGTTCGCCCGGCAGGGATTTGCACGAATTCGTTATGCGTCACCGGGTAAAGATGCACGGGCGCCCCTGGGGTGCCACCGCCCTCAATTTCTACGGACTTCCTGATCTGACCGTTACCCAAATCGCGAAGGAGCAGGAGCTCGCCGAATTCGTCCGCGCGCAGATCGATGAGTATCAGCGAAGCGAGCTCGGACGCAGCAGTCGTCCATCCAGCGTTCTGGCACAGGTCCGACGCGCGATCCGGGGCACCGGGAACTCGCCGATAGGGACGGGCGAAGGCGATTGGTCTGCTAAGGGCTACGAAGACCTCCTGCTGAAGCCGAAAGGCAGCGCGCCGCATCTTTCGAAATGGAGCAAACAGACCCAGCCGAAGCTGTGGGACATCATCCGCCGTTCCGCCCTTTTCGCGCGGTTCGCCTGGGCGTTCGTCATTGTCTCGCTCTTCGCGGGCACCCTGCTGTACATCGTGCTCGACCCGGGCAGCGATAGCCGTACCGCCTTGTGGTTGTCTCTTCCGTGGCTCGCCCTGCAAAGCTTCGCCGCGAGCCTTGCCGCTTTTGCGATCCTCGCCGGCTTCGGAGTGTGGCTGCTGCGCTGGAAGGAAAAGCGCGACCGGCCGGACAGGGAAAAGCCGGACCTCACACATCTGCGCAAGCTGGCATTGCGCGAGGATCTGCCGGGCCACGCGAAGAATCACATCACGGTGGTCACGCCCCTGAAAACAGGCTTGCTGAGACGCTTAACGCTCGCCTTCGCCCTGTGGGGCGTCGGACAGGTAGTGACCCATTATTTCCGGCCAGGCTTCGTTCTCAACATGGGAACGATCCAGTTTGCGCGGTGGGTGAGGTTGCCGGGCACCGACACGATGGTCTTCCAGTCCAACTACGACGGGAACTGGGAGAGCTATCTGGAGGATTTCATCACGCGCGCGCATCTCGGGCAGACCGCTGTCTGGTCCAATTGCGAGGGGTTTCCGAAAAGTCGCTTCCTGCTGCTCGACGGGGCCGAGAATGGAGACCAGTTCAAGAATTATGTCCGGCGCAAGCAGGTTCCGACAGCATACTGGTACGCCAGGTTTCCGGCAATTACCGCCGACCAGATCAGGCGCAATCACCTGATCAGGGAAGGGCTCGCACGCGCGACGACAGACAGCGAAGCCCGCGACTGGCTTGCCTTGTTCGGCTCCGCTCCGCGCCTGGAATCGGAAATCGAAAGCGAGGAAGTACAGGCGCTGGTCTTTCAGGGTTTCGGCCATCTGAAAAGCGCGACCTTTCTCATGTTGCAACTCCCGGCGGATCGGAATCAGGCCCGTAACTGGTTGCGGGCCCTGACCGGCTACCGGGTCGAGGGATCCATCCTAGACGGCAAGTCGGTACTGGAAGGCATTCTTAACGAACGTGGCGAACTCGACCCGAAGTATCGCGTGACCTTCGGGGAAATGGAGCCGGACGAAAATGCGTGCGCCTTCGGCATCTCGAGCGCGGGTCTTCGCAAGCTCTTGCGCGAAGGACATCCCCTGCTCGACGAGTTGCCGGGCGCCTACGCGATGGGCATGCGCGAACGCGCCGCGCTGATAGGCGATCGGCTCGAAGATCCTCTCCGGTGGGACGACGGTGACACGCCATGCGGGATCGACGTCGTGCTCGCCATCTACTCCGCGAATGCCTCCTCTCAGGAGGCAGCCCTGGCAGCGCACGCCAACCTGATCGATGCGCACGGCATCGTCGAGATCGATCGCCAGCAGACCTGCGACCTTCCGGAAAGCGGTTCGCCGGAGGACCATTTCGGATTTCGGGACGGTCTCGTGCAGCCGGTGATCGCAGGAACGTCGAAGTCCCGGCTGGATCGGAACCCGGATGATATCGTTGCCGCCGGCGAGATGATCGGCGGATATGCGAATGTGCAGGGTTACGTGTCTCCCGGCGTCCACGTGGCGGCCACTCATGATCCGATGAATGTCCTGCCCGATGCCGCAACAAGAGGCAGCCCCTATCCACGGTTCGGACGGGATGACGACACCCCGTGCACGCCCCGCGATTTCAGTCGCAACGGGACCTTCATGGCGATACGGGTCCTGGAACAGCACGTCGGGTCGTTCGAAAGTGCTTGCGAGCATATCGCGCGGAACACGAATGCGAAATACCAGCACCTTGCGAGTATTCTCGGGAGAAACGTGACGCCCGACTGGGTCGCCGCAAAGCTGGTCGGCCGGTGGAAAAACGGATCGTCGCTGCTGTCCAACCCGGCGGATCCGGGAGAGTTCGGGCCGGACGATTACGCGCTGCCGTTCGGCCGGGACGATCCACGCGGCCTGCGTTGTCCTTTCGGATCACATGTCCGGCGTGCCAATCCGCGCGACAGTCTGCTGCCGGGCGACAAGCAGGAAACCGCCATCGCCAACCGCCATCGTCTCATGCGTCGCGGCCGCAATTACGTACGTGGCGAGGAGAAGGGCCTGTTCTTCGTCGCGCTGTGCGCCGACCTCGAAAGGCAGTTCGAGTTCGTCCAGCGCAACTGGCTCAATTCGAGCAGCTTCCATACGCTCAGCGGGGAGAACGATCCGCTGCTTGGCCGGAAGTCAGAGGGATGCGGCAAGTTTACCGTTCCGACGAGCGGCGGGAGCATCGTTCTGGAAGGGCTGTCATCTTTCGTATCGACGAGGGCTGGAGGTTACTTCTTCGTGCCCAGCAGAAGCGCTCTGCTCTTTCTGGCCACCTAG
- a CDS encoding adenosylmethionine--8-amino-7-oxononanoate transaminase — translation MTGSPIWHPFTQHGLREPIPQVARAQGAVLQLETGEEILDGISSWWVTTHGHAHPRIAAAIAEQAAKLDQIIFAGWTHEPAERLAAGLRAIMPDSLTRVFFSDSGSTSVEVALKMALGYWLHRGERRSRIVVMDNGYHGDTIGTMSVGARGAFNRAYEPLLFDVASIPFPHAGGGQATLDALEQACRGGAAAFIVEPLIAGAGGMLVYDAATLAEMRRICAAHGTLFIADEVMTGWGRTGTLLACHQAGIEPDILCLSKGLTGGAVPLAVTMASEPIYRAHYSEDRGDMFFHSSSYTANPVACAAALANLAIWEEEPVMERIDRLSAGQSARLGALQDHPLECNARTLGTIAAFDVGDAQGYLSDLAPRMLAMFRERGVLLRPLGNTVYVMPPYCIEEGQLDAIYAAIRVVLDEVGRLD, via the coding sequence GTGACCGGCTCCCCCATCTGGCATCCATTCACGCAGCACGGCCTGCGCGAACCGATCCCGCAGGTCGCGCGGGCGCAAGGCGCCGTGCTGCAGCTGGAAACAGGGGAGGAGATCCTCGACGGCATCTCCTCTTGGTGGGTGACGACGCACGGTCACGCGCATCCCCGCATCGCGGCGGCCATCGCGGAGCAGGCCGCGAAGCTCGACCAGATCATCTTCGCCGGGTGGACGCACGAACCGGCGGAACGGCTCGCGGCAGGCCTGCGCGCGATCATGCCCGACAGCCTGACCCGGGTGTTCTTCTCGGACAGCGGATCGACGAGTGTCGAGGTCGCCCTGAAGATGGCGCTTGGGTACTGGCTTCACCGGGGCGAAAGGCGCAGCCGCATCGTGGTGATGGACAACGGGTATCACGGAGACACGATCGGCACGATGTCGGTCGGCGCGCGCGGCGCCTTCAATCGCGCCTACGAGCCGCTGCTGTTCGATGTCGCCTCCATCCCCTTCCCGCATGCAGGCGGCGGGCAGGCGACCCTCGATGCGCTGGAGCAGGCGTGCCGGGGCGGGGCGGCGGCCTTCATCGTGGAGCCGCTGATTGCCGGGGCGGGCGGCATGCTGGTGTACGACGCGGCGACGCTGGCGGAGATGCGCAGGATCTGTGCGGCGCATGGAACGCTGTTCATCGCGGACGAGGTGATGACAGGCTGGGGGCGCACCGGGACGCTGCTGGCGTGTCACCAGGCGGGAATCGAACCCGATATCCTCTGCTTGTCGAAAGGGCTCACGGGCGGGGCCGTCCCGCTGGCCGTGACCATGGCGAGCGAGCCGATCTACCGGGCGCATTACAGCGAAGACCGGGGCGACATGTTCTTCCATTCGTCCAGCTACACCGCCAACCCGGTCGCCTGCGCCGCCGCGCTGGCGAACCTGGCGATCTGGGAGGAGGAGCCGGTCATGGAGCGCATCGACCGCCTGTCGGCCGGGCAATCCGCCCGGCTCGGGGCGCTTCAGGACCACCCCCTCGAGTGCAATGCCCGCACGCTCGGCACCATCGCGGCGTTCGACGTGGGCGATGCACAGGGATACCTGTCCGACCTCGCGCCGCGCATGCTGGCAATGTTCCGGGAACGCGGCGTCCTGCTGCGTCCGCTCGGCAACACGGTTTATGTCATGCCGCCCTATTGCATCGAGGAAGGCCAGCTCGACGCGATCTACGCGGCGATCCGGGTTGTCCTGGACGAGGTCGGCAGGCTGGACTGA